From Nonlabens sp. Ci31, the proteins below share one genomic window:
- a CDS encoding asparaginase, with the protein MKPKILLIYTGGTIGMMKDPETKALRAFDFSKLLVHIPEIKQLDCEIDTFSFDDPIDSSDMNLEEWRKLGDVINKNYDDYHGFVVLHGSDTMSYTGSTLSFMFENLTKPIILTGSQLPIGDLRTDAKENLITSLQLAVEQDQDGPIIKEVCIYFEYQLYRANRTAKMNAEHFEAFSSPNYPPLAISGVNLNIDKSLLWKWQVDDPAFAKAKQEKTPVPDSNRMRYRPDLVDRVVVLKLFPGITEEVVGAICQINGLEGIVLETYGSGNAPTQKWFVNLLKEALEKGIRMVNVTQCIGGAVAMGKYETSIQLQKIGLVSGNDITTEAALAKMMYLLQHTDSPASFRKYFETSLRGEITE; encoded by the coding sequence ATGAAGCCTAAAATACTATTGATTTATACCGGTGGAACTATCGGTATGATGAAAGACCCGGAGACCAAAGCTTTAAGAGCTTTTGACTTTTCAAAGTTGCTTGTTCATATTCCCGAAATAAAACAGCTGGATTGTGAGATAGATACCTTTTCTTTTGACGATCCTATAGATTCTTCAGACATGAACCTAGAAGAATGGCGCAAACTAGGTGATGTCATCAATAAGAATTATGATGATTACCACGGCTTTGTGGTGCTTCATGGTAGTGACACCATGTCTTATACGGGTAGCACGCTCAGTTTTATGTTTGAGAATCTTACCAAGCCCATTATACTTACCGGTTCCCAATTGCCTATAGGTGATTTACGTACCGATGCCAAGGAGAATTTGATCACTAGCTTGCAACTTGCGGTAGAGCAGGATCAGGACGGGCCGATCATTAAGGAGGTTTGTATTTATTTTGAATACCAATTGTATCGGGCTAATAGAACGGCAAAGATGAATGCTGAGCATTTTGAAGCCTTTAGTTCGCCTAATTACCCACCACTAGCGATTAGTGGGGTGAATTTAAATATTGATAAAAGTTTATTGTGGAAATGGCAGGTTGATGATCCCGCTTTCGCGAAAGCGAAACAAGAAAAAACACCTGTACCGGATTCCAACCGCATGCGATACCGACCTGATCTTGTGGATCGCGTGGTTGTTTTAAAACTATTTCCAGGAATTACCGAGGAAGTAGTGGGAGCGATATGCCAGATCAATGGTTTAGAAGGTATTGTTTTAGAAACCTATGGAAGTGGTAACGCTCCTACTCAAAAATGGTTTGTAAACCTTTTAAAAGAGGCTTTAGAAAAGGGCATCAGAATGGTGAATGTGACACAGTGTATAGGCGGCGCAGTGGCGATGGGGAAATATGAAACCAGTATACAGCTGCAGAAAATAGGACTGGTGTCTGGTAACGATATCACCACCGAGGCGGCACTGGCAAAAATGATGTACTTATTGCAACACACCGATAGTCCAGCAAGTTTTAGAAAATACTTTGAGACCTCCTTAAGAGGAGAAATAACCGAATAG
- a CDS encoding 1-acyl-sn-glycerol-3-phosphate acyltransferase, with protein MNRYDDIRFFNDAEVQIALQSAVRHPMIKSLFQYTFKDMDYEEAKKIILSCKSINDFQRDVICRTVETVLTESSAGLTTSGFDQLDPKKSYLYISNHRDIVLDTSLINLTLFNKGLIRTASAIGDNLVQRPFVNALSRLTRNFIVKRGVSPREILMSSKKLSEYINSLIHEDNRSVWVAQRQGRTKDGNDITEQGVLKMIALAAGKEGLESYLNNLRIVPVSISYEYDPTDILKVPELLAKEADEEYIKSENEDFNSILKGALGQKKHIHIHAAKPFHIEALEEQSTNQVLQRIVQHLDREIQTNYQLWPTNYVAHDLLTNSSKYKTHYSDHDMQQFERRLRLRVNVEDRKAVESFLNMYARPVLNKEKLAVTNEA; from the coding sequence TTGAATAGATACGACGACATACGGTTTTTTAATGACGCTGAAGTACAAATTGCGCTTCAGAGCGCAGTGCGTCACCCCATGATAAAATCACTTTTCCAGTACACGTTTAAAGACATGGACTACGAAGAGGCAAAAAAGATCATACTCTCTTGTAAATCTATCAATGATTTTCAGCGTGATGTGATTTGTAGAACGGTTGAGACCGTGCTAACAGAATCTAGTGCAGGACTTACTACTTCGGGTTTTGATCAGTTAGATCCTAAAAAGAGCTACCTCTATATTTCAAATCATAGAGACATTGTTCTGGATACTTCTTTGATCAACCTCACCCTTTTTAATAAAGGTCTGATACGAACAGCAAGCGCTATAGGAGATAACCTGGTACAGCGTCCTTTTGTAAACGCACTAAGCCGTCTTACTCGTAATTTTATAGTAAAAAGAGGAGTTAGCCCTAGGGAAATTTTAATGAGTAGCAAGAAACTCAGCGAGTATATCAACTCCTTAATTCACGAAGACAATAGAAGTGTATGGGTAGCGCAACGTCAAGGCCGTACTAAAGATGGTAACGATATCACCGAACAAGGCGTGCTTAAAATGATCGCTCTCGCGGCTGGCAAAGAAGGTTTAGAGAGTTATTTGAACAATTTGCGTATTGTCCCGGTGTCGATTTCTTACGAGTACGATCCGACTGATATTTTAAAAGTGCCAGAACTACTTGCTAAAGAAGCCGACGAAGAATACATCAAATCTGAAAATGAAGATTTTAATAGTATTTTAAAAGGAGCCTTAGGTCAGAAAAAGCACATCCATATCCACGCGGCAAAGCCCTTTCATATAGAAGCTCTTGAAGAGCAAAGTACCAATCAAGTGTTGCAACGCATTGTACAGCATCTGGATAGAGAAATACAGACCAATTACCAGCTTTGGCCTACTAATTATGTAGCTCATGATTTACTGACAAACAGTTCTAAATACAAAACGCATTATTCAGACCACGACATGCAGCAGTTTGAACGCAGGTTGCGTTTACGTGTTAATGTAGAAGACCGTAAGGCAGTAGAAAGCTTCTTAAACATGTATGCACGACCCGTGTTGAACAAAGAAAAACTGGCAGTCACTAATGAAGCCTAA
- a CDS encoding TatD family hydrolase, producing MILTDTHTHLYSEAFDEDQEAMMQRALDAGVERFFVPAIDASYTDAMLSLKKKYPTQVHLMCGLHPTHVKENYKEELAHVSEMLEKEPYIAVGEIGMDLYWDKSFQSQQQEAFHTQIQWSIDKKLPIAIHCREAFDEVFEVLDDYKGTALHGIFHCFTGDLEQAQRAVDLKMKLGIGGVVTFKNGKIDQFLHQIPLSEIVIETDAPYLAPAPYRGKRNESAYLIQVAEKLALIYNKEFKEIAEITTLNSRQVFGI from the coding sequence ATGATTTTGACAGATACACATACCCATTTATACAGTGAGGCTTTTGATGAGGACCAAGAGGCGATGATGCAACGAGCTCTTGATGCTGGAGTAGAACGTTTTTTTGTACCAGCCATAGATGCGAGTTATACAGATGCGATGCTGAGTCTTAAAAAAAAATATCCAACTCAAGTTCATTTAATGTGTGGTTTACACCCGACACATGTGAAGGAAAACTACAAAGAAGAGCTGGCTCATGTTTCAGAAATGCTAGAAAAGGAGCCTTATATAGCAGTGGGCGAAATAGGGATGGATCTGTATTGGGATAAGAGTTTTCAATCGCAACAACAAGAAGCTTTTCATACGCAAATCCAGTGGTCTATCGATAAGAAACTGCCTATTGCCATTCACTGTCGGGAGGCTTTTGACGAAGTCTTTGAAGTCCTAGACGATTATAAAGGAACGGCACTTCATGGCATTTTTCATTGTTTTACTGGTGATTTAGAACAAGCACAACGCGCTGTAGACTTAAAAATGAAATTAGGAATAGGTGGGGTGGTTACTTTTAAGAACGGTAAAATAGATCAGTTTCTCCATCAAATTCCGCTTTCTGAAATTGTAATAGAAACAGATGCCCCTTATCTCGCGCCAGCCCCTTACCGCGGCAAACGCAATGAAAGTGCCTATTTAATTCAAGTAGCAGAGAAGCTAGCTCTGATTTATAACAAAGAGTTTAAAGAAATTGCAGAAATCACAACTTTAAATTCGCGCCAAGTCTTCGGTATATAA
- a CDS encoding TIGR02281 family clan AA aspartic protease: MASLKKLLLSQGYIAHQLRVASKSGHLVTKASINGHLGRFIIDTGASATCVNQAMYKEFQLETEFMDRQIGTASGSLRPRISHHNTLELSDWSDEDVTLLSMDMSFINTALKTEGMRSIQGLLGADFLIAAKAIIDYKGKKMYLKP; this comes from the coding sequence ATGGCATCGCTTAAAAAATTACTTCTATCCCAAGGCTATATAGCGCACCAACTCAGAGTGGCATCAAAAAGTGGTCATCTAGTTACCAAAGCATCCATAAATGGTCATCTGGGAAGGTTTATTATAGACACAGGTGCCAGTGCTACTTGCGTAAATCAAGCCATGTATAAAGAATTTCAACTAGAAACAGAATTTATGGACCGACAAATAGGTACAGCTAGTGGTTCTCTAAGACCACGTATTTCTCATCACAATACCTTAGAATTAAGTGATTGGTCAGATGAAGATGTCACCTTATTAAGTATGGATATGAGCTTTATCAATACCGCCCTTAAAACAGAAGGAATGCGTTCTATACAAGGATTATTAGGAGCCGACTTCTTGATCGCTGCAAAAGCAATTATAGATTACAAAGGCAAAAAGATGTATTTAAAGCCATAA
- a CDS encoding DUF6252 family protein yields the protein MKLISKYLLIALAVISFGSCSENLEEDNTPAIQAVRNGEFFKSSQMSATVNADGTLRVVGQNPLETLEFNLDGDGVGTYRLDAGSQSEAIYTFNGSESFSSNLGNGNGEVRLTSVNAQSGVTGTFSFVSYLANNADSLYMRRGIIFQVPFGGALGTGGGGSTTDSFNANVDGVALNPQTVAGVDSFGTILVSGANSSAAITLSFPGAITPGSYPFASSGDYTATYTTSGGASAISVTGTLEILTADPAANTVSGTFNFVTGPPNNFDITNGTFSVSY from the coding sequence ATGAAACTGATTAGTAAATACTTGTTGATAGCTCTTGCTGTCATCTCTTTTGGATCTTGTTCTGAAAATTTAGAAGAAGATAATACACCTGCGATCCAAGCGGTACGCAATGGAGAATTTTTTAAGTCCTCCCAAATGAGCGCTACGGTAAATGCAGATGGAACACTTAGGGTAGTTGGACAAAATCCTCTAGAAACATTGGAGTTTAACCTTGACGGTGATGGTGTAGGCACGTATAGATTAGATGCAGGTTCTCAAAGTGAGGCTATTTATACCTTTAACGGTTCTGAGAGTTTCTCTTCTAACCTAGGAAACGGAAACGGAGAAGTACGTCTTACTTCTGTAAACGCTCAAAGTGGGGTTACGGGAACTTTTAGTTTTGTGAGTTACTTAGCAAATAATGCAGACTCTCTCTATATGAGAAGAGGTATTATTTTTCAAGTGCCATTTGGTGGAGCATTAGGTACAGGCGGCGGTGGGTCTACTACAGACAGCTTTAATGCAAATGTGGATGGTGTTGCTCTCAACCCTCAAACGGTAGCTGGTGTGGATTCTTTTGGAACTATTTTAGTAAGTGGTGCTAATAGCTCAGCGGCAATAACATTAAGTTTTCCAGGTGCGATAACTCCTGGTTCCTACCCATTTGCTTCAAGTGGCGATTATACAGCTACTTATACGACTAGCGGTGGTGCTAGTGCCATCTCGGTAACGGGTACTTTAGAAATTTTAACAGCAGACCCTGCAGCAAATACGGTTTCTGGAACTTTTAACTTTGTGACCGGTCCACCCAATAATTTTGATATCACCAACGGAACCTTTAGTGTTTCCTATTGA
- a CDS encoding 30S ribosomal protein S16, whose amino-acid sequence MPVKIRLQRHGKKGKPFYWIVAADARSKRDGKYLEKLGTYNPNTNPATVNLDVDGTVTWLENGAQPTDTARNLLSYKGVMMKKHLKGGVLKGAFTEEQAEEKFTAWLSEKEGTISGKASGLQADADAMAAKALEAEKAVNEARIAANTPEVVEEPAAVGDDATEEEE is encoded by the coding sequence ATGCCAGTAAAAATTAGATTACAAAGACACGGTAAAAAAGGAAAACCATTTTATTGGATCGTTGCAGCTGATGCACGTTCAAAAAGAGATGGTAAATACCTTGAAAAATTAGGCACTTACAACCCTAACACCAACCCAGCAACAGTAAATCTAGATGTAGATGGTACTGTAACTTGGTTAGAAAATGGTGCACAACCTACAGACACAGCGCGTAACTTATTGAGCTACAAAGGTGTGATGATGAAGAAACACCTTAAAGGTGGTGTTCTTAAAGGTGCATTTACAGAAGAGCAAGCTGAGGAGAAATTCACGGCATGGCTATCTGAAAAAGAAGGTACGATCTCTGGTAAGGCATCAGGTCTTCAAGCAGATGCTGACGCAATGGCTGCAAAAGCTCTAGAAGCTGAAAAAGCAGTAAATGAAGCTCGTATCGCAGCAAATACTCCAGAAGTAGTTGAAGAACCAGCTGCTGTAGGTGATGATGCAACAGAAGAAGAAGAGTAA
- the rimM gene encoding ribosome maturation factor RimM (Essential for efficient processing of 16S rRNA) gives MRKEKCFYVGTVVNKFSFKGELLVKLDTDEPELFTEMESVFIEIGKNLVPFFIESSQLHKSLLLRIKIEDIDDEAAADAMMKRDLYLPLSFLPALEGNKFYFHEVINYKMIDTNHGDIGTITGINDMTTQALFVVDHNGDEILIPVNDHFIDQLDRENKTITVTTPDGLIDLYLS, from the coding sequence ATGCGTAAAGAAAAATGTTTTTACGTTGGTACTGTAGTTAATAAATTTAGCTTTAAAGGGGAGTTACTAGTTAAACTAGACACAGACGAACCAGAGCTTTTTACAGAAATGGAATCAGTTTTTATCGAGATCGGTAAAAACTTGGTTCCATTTTTTATTGAATCTAGTCAGCTGCACAAATCACTCCTTCTTAGAATAAAAATAGAAGATATAGATGACGAAGCTGCGGCAGACGCAATGATGAAGAGAGATCTTTATCTACCTCTTTCTTTTCTTCCTGCACTAGAAGGGAATAAATTTTACTTCCATGAAGTCATCAATTATAAGATGATAGATACCAATCATGGCGATATAGGCACCATTACAGGTATCAACGATATGACTACTCAAGCACTTTTTGTAGTAGATCACAACGGAGATGAAATTCTGATTCCGGTCAATGATCATTTTATTGATCAATTAGACCGAGAAAACAAGACCATTACTGTTACCACACCAGACGGGTTGATAGACCTGTATCTTTCTTAA
- a CDS encoding tRNA1(Val) (adenine(37)-N6)-methyltransferase, whose product MSLFKFKEFTIAQDRCAQKIGTDAVLLGAWVRTSQEPRTILDVGSGTGVISLMLAQRFPNSHIEAVEIDVDAYEQATENFENSPWGNRLFCFHAAFQEFYEEVEERYDLIVSNPPFYDAVSVKNTEQIEDKRQQARFDDALAFEELVYGVYQLLESDGTFACIIPKDREKRFLEITSHFQLEPVRTTYVKGTEDSKVKRCLMEFRFRAMPAGRQKSVKNNSAIPKIETLVIEKSRHDYTEVYIGLTKDFYLKM is encoded by the coding sequence ATGAGCCTATTCAAATTCAAAGAATTTACCATAGCTCAAGACCGCTGTGCTCAAAAAATAGGCACTGATGCTGTTTTATTGGGCGCTTGGGTAAGAACTTCTCAAGAACCCAGAACCATCCTTGATGTAGGAAGTGGTACCGGAGTTATTTCTTTGATGCTCGCACAAAGGTTTCCCAACTCCCATATAGAAGCTGTGGAAATAGATGTAGATGCCTACGAGCAAGCAACAGAAAACTTTGAAAACAGTCCATGGGGCAATCGCTTATTTTGTTTTCATGCTGCCTTCCAAGAGTTTTATGAAGAGGTAGAAGAACGTTACGATCTCATTGTGAGTAACCCACCATTTTATGATGCCGTCAGTGTCAAGAATACAGAACAGATCGAGGACAAACGCCAGCAAGCTAGATTTGATGACGCCTTGGCTTTTGAAGAACTGGTTTATGGTGTTTATCAATTGCTGGAAAGCGATGGGACTTTTGCCTGCATTATTCCTAAAGATAGAGAAAAGCGTTTTCTAGAAATAACGTCTCATTTTCAGTTAGAACCCGTGCGCACGACATACGTTAAAGGCACGGAAGACAGTAAAGTAAAAAGGTGCTTGATGGAATTTCGCTTTCGAGCCATGCCTGCCGGCAGGCAGAAAAGCGTGAAAAACAACTCTGCTATTCCTAAAATAGAAACGCTCGTCATTGAAAAATCAAGACACGATTATACAGAAGTTTATATAGGTCTTACAAAAGACTTTTACTTGAAAATGTAG
- a CDS encoding acyl-CoA dehydrogenase family protein gives MKPDLFEAPDYYNLDDLLTEEHKMIRDAARAWVKRDVSPIIEQAAQDAKFPKSIIPGLASIGAFGPYIPEEYGGAGLDHISYGLIMQEIERGDSGVRSTASVQSSLVMYPIWKYGSEEQRMKFLPKLASGEFMGSFGLTEPDHGSNPSGMITNFKDAGDGENVILNGAKLWISNSPFCDVAVVWAKNEEGRIHGIIVERGMEGFTTPETHNKWSLRASATGELIFQDVKVPKSNILPNKSGLGAPLGCLDSARFGIAWGAIGAAMDCYDTALRYAKQRIQFGKPIAAFQLQQKKLAEMITEITKAQLLAFRLGQLKNEGRATSAQISMAKRNNVEMAINIAREARQILGGMGITGEYSIMRHMMNLESVITYEGTHDIHLLITGLDITGENAFK, from the coding sequence ATGAAACCAGATTTATTTGAAGCACCAGATTATTATAACCTGGACGACCTTTTAACTGAAGAACATAAAATGATACGCGATGCTGCCCGTGCATGGGTAAAACGTGACGTATCCCCTATTATAGAACAAGCAGCGCAAGATGCAAAATTCCCTAAGAGCATTATCCCAGGCCTAGCTTCCATCGGAGCTTTTGGCCCGTATATTCCTGAGGAATACGGTGGTGCTGGACTGGATCATATTTCTTACGGATTGATCATGCAAGAAATAGAACGTGGAGATAGCGGTGTAAGATCTACGGCTTCTGTACAATCTTCTCTAGTCATGTACCCGATATGGAAATACGGTAGTGAAGAGCAACGCATGAAATTCTTACCTAAACTTGCTAGCGGTGAGTTTATGGGATCCTTCGGTCTTACAGAGCCTGATCATGGTTCTAATCCGTCTGGAATGATCACTAATTTCAAAGATGCTGGAGATGGAGAAAACGTTATTCTTAACGGCGCAAAATTGTGGATATCTAACAGTCCGTTTTGTGATGTAGCTGTTGTATGGGCAAAAAATGAAGAAGGACGCATACATGGGATTATTGTGGAGCGTGGTATGGAAGGATTTACAACTCCAGAAACTCACAACAAATGGTCACTGAGAGCCAGCGCTACCGGTGAGTTGATTTTTCAAGATGTCAAAGTACCTAAAAGCAATATTTTACCTAACAAATCTGGATTAGGAGCACCCTTAGGTTGTTTGGATTCTGCTCGTTTTGGTATTGCTTGGGGAGCCATAGGAGCTGCCATGGATTGTTATGATACGGCATTGCGTTATGCAAAGCAACGCATCCAATTCGGTAAACCAATTGCTGCTTTTCAATTACAACAAAAGAAACTAGCTGAGATGATTACCGAAATTACAAAGGCGCAGTTACTTGCTTTCCGTTTGGGACAATTAAAAAATGAAGGTCGTGCAACATCGGCACAGATCTCTATGGCAAAACGTAACAATGTAGAAATGGCCATTAATATCGCTCGTGAAGCGAGACAGATTTTAGGCGGTATGGGAATTACTGGAGAATACAGTATCATGCGCCACATGATGAATCTTGAAAGTGTGATTACTTATGAAGGTACTCACGATATTCATTTATTGATTACTGGACTAGATATTACTGGTGAGAACGCTTTTAAGTAG